One window of the Salvia splendens isolate huo1 chromosome 1, SspV2, whole genome shotgun sequence genome contains the following:
- the LOC121791767 gene encoding 11S globulin seed storage protein 2-like — MARESMRYIRPDEDIKESSKPYHHNNGFEETFCTTKIRTNIENQRDADIYSRENSMLSPHWAMDGHTIVYVTRGEAKVEVVDHSGQTMMNDRVSQGDMLVVPQFYTSTARAGNEGFEWVAFKTSGYPMRNDMAGYTSALRATSHQRLPNVARRGSIHQDQPWRTNLLALSRQPLILLLHLFSRPTRNTLVFQGSM, encoded by the exons ATGGCTCGCGAGAGCATGAGATACATCCGCCCTGACGAAGACATCAAAGAATCTTCTAAGCCTTACCACCACAACAACGGATTCGAAGAAACTTTCTGCACAACGAAGATCCGCACCAACATTGAAAACCAAAGAGACGCCGACATCTACTCTAGGGAG AACTCGATGTTGAGCCCACACTGGGCGATGGATGGCCACACGATCGTGTACGTGACCAGGGGCGAGGCCAAGGTTGAGGTGGTGGACCACAGCGGCCAGACCATGATGAACGACCGGGTGAGCCAGGGAGACATGTTGGTGGTGCCTCAGTTCTATACATCGACTGCACGGGCAGGGAACGAGGGATTCGAGTGGGTGGCCTTCAAGACCAGCGGATACCCAATGCGCAACGACATGGCCGGCTACACCTCAGCCCTCAGGGCAACTTCTCACCAACGCCTACCAAATGTCGCCCGCCGAGGCTCAATCCATCAAGATCAACCGTGGCGCACAAACCTTCTTGCTCTCTCCCGCCAGCCACTAATACTGCTCCTACATTTGTTTTCTAGACCAACAAGAAATACCCTAGTTTTTCAGGGCTCAATGTAA
- the LOC121752373 gene encoding protein SCAI-like isoform X3, translating to MSHNHPPHSGYGNIPVSEVYWNLVSKADKKFSKIRDLPYYQRTRYDTYFYKVFKVYTQLWKFQQENRQKLVEAGIKRWEIGEIASRIGQLYFGQYMRTGEANYLAESYIFYEAILTREYFKDGLYQDVSLASKQLRFFARFLTVCLVSNRREMVYQLVNQLKMLLDECRRTFQETDFKEWKIVIQEIMKFLKADTAFMNLRPLRYSVVLDLHPDCLPHVTDVKRKLRLKDALVCSYHPNEVKFAELTLDTFRMLQNLEWEPSGSFYQANLAPSTGLGSGAGQNGASGPSRVNQDITDPTLPPNPRKAILFRPSVTHFMAVLGTVCEELPSDGILLIYLSASGNSSHVISSPTRAGSSIGYTESLVRGFQYHSINSDSSPTSPGSDSTESTDHSGYAADCLHIGPHGPGGATAHEETANLQLESPNARPGEIRRDNRPTGRTATGCIAENARPGVLCLEESPDWANFLDSPHAFTCFARPGVLKLIIARPGELSDLCMLCQFHPANFQLPTLINFNTNTI from the exons atgtctcACAATCATCCGCCACACAGCGGCTATGGCAATATTCCGGTGAGCGAAGTGTACTGGAATCTGGTGTCCAAGGCCGATAAAAAGTTCTCTAAGATCCGCGATTTGCCTTACTATCAACGCACCAG ATATGATACGTACTTCTATAAAGTTTTTAAGGTCTACACTCAGCTCTGGAAGTTCCAGCAAGAGAATCGGCAGAAGTTGGTGGAGGCTGGGATTAAGAGATGGGAGATTGGCGAGATTGCCTCTCGGATTGGCCAGCTTTATTTCGGACAGTATATGAGGACTGGTGAGGCCAATTATTTGGCAGAATCTTACATATTTTACGAGGCTATTTTGACCAGGGAGTACTTCAAGGATGGGCTGTATCAAGATGTCAGTCTTGCTAGTAAGCAGTTGAGGTTCTTTGCTCGTTTTCTGACAGTTTGTTTGGTCTCGAACCGCCGAGAGATGGTGTATCAGTTGGTAAATCAGCTTAAAATGTTGCTTGATGAGTGCAGAAGGACCTTCCAG GAAACTGACTTTAAAGAATGGAAGATTGTCATTCAGGAGATAATGAAATTCCTGAAAGCTGACACAGCTTTTATGAATCTCAGGCCTTTGAGATACAGTGTTGTATTGGACCTTCACCCAGATTGTCTCCCACATGTTACAGATGTGAAGAGAAAACTAAGGCTAAAAGATGCGTTAGTATGCAGTTACCATCCTAATGAG GTCAAATTTGCAGAACTCACACTCGACACCTTTAGGATGCTACAAAATTTGGAGTGGGAACCCAGTGGCTCTTTTTATCAAGCAAACTTGGCTCCCTCCACTGGACTTGGATCTGGTGCTGGCCAAAATGGGGCATCAGGGCCTAGTCGTGTCAATCAGGATATTACTGATCCAACTTTGCCGCCTAACCCAAGGAAAGCCATCCTATTTCGTCCATCTGTCACCCATTTCATGGCG GTCTTGGGGACAGTCTGCGAGGAGCTTCCTTCTGATGGAATACTCCTAATATACCTTTCAGCTTCAG GAAACAGCTCACATGTAATTTCATCTCCAACTCGTGCAGGAAGTTCTATTGGTTACACTGAAAGCTTAGTGAGGGGCTTTCAGTATCATTCAATCAACTCTGACTCCAGTCCAACCAGTCCTGGAAGTGATAGTACGGAGTCTACGGACCATTCTGGGTATGCTGCTGATTGCCTACATATTGGACCTCATGGACCTGGAGGAG CAACCGCCCACGAGGAAACTGCCAATTTGCAGTTAGAGTcaccaaacgcccgaccgggcgaaattagaagggataatcgcccgaccgggcgaactgcTACTGGGTGCATCgcggaaaacgcccgaccgggcgttttgtgtcTTGAAGAATCGCCCGActgggcgaactttctggactctcCTCATGCTTTTACGtgtttcgcccgaccgggcgttttgaagctcataatcgcccgaccgggcgaactttctgatCTTTGCATGCTTTGCCAATTCCACCcggcgaacttccagcttccaACCCTCATAAACTtcaatacaaatacaatttga
- the LOC121752373 gene encoding protein SCAI-like isoform X2 — MSHNHPPHSGYGNIPVSEVYWNLVSKADKKFSKIRDLPYYQRTRYDTYFYKVFKVYTQLWKFQQENRQKLVEAGIKRWEIGEIASRIGQLYFGQYMRTGEANYLAESYIFYEAILTREYFKDGLYQDVSLASKQLRFFARFLTVCLVSNRREMVYQLVNQLKMLLDECRRTFQETDFKEWKIVIQEIMKFLKADTAFMNLRPLRYSVVLDLHPDCLPHVTDVKRKLRLKDALVCSYHPNEVKFAELTLDTFRMLQNLEWEPSGSFYQANLAPSTGLGSGAGQNGASGPSRVNQDITDPTLPPNPRKAILFRPSVTHFMAVLGTVCEELPSDGILLIYLSASGSSIGYTESLVRGFQYHSINSDSSPTSPGSDSTESTDHSGYAADCLHIGPHGPGGGMNCIYPSDILPFTRRPLFLIVDSDNSKAFKAMSGAEKGERAAILLSPVTSPTVESSQRSSGSLFTSFLTTPIQTFALLVGFTGYDVEMDLANRGEQLLQSSVNKLGSLLAVADSLDSVWAQILTDPFLRRLLLRFIFCRSVLSLFAPSMDKIECLPECMPCLPEVMSPMGSACQEVVLKVANLFGVTNKFVFSKGTLPADDST; from the exons atgtctcACAATCATCCGCCACACAGCGGCTATGGCAATATTCCGGTGAGCGAAGTGTACTGGAATCTGGTGTCCAAGGCCGATAAAAAGTTCTCTAAGATCCGCGATTTGCCTTACTATCAACGCACCAG ATATGATACGTACTTCTATAAAGTTTTTAAGGTCTACACTCAGCTCTGGAAGTTCCAGCAAGAGAATCGGCAGAAGTTGGTGGAGGCTGGGATTAAGAGATGGGAGATTGGCGAGATTGCCTCTCGGATTGGCCAGCTTTATTTCGGACAGTATATGAGGACTGGTGAGGCCAATTATTTGGCAGAATCTTACATATTTTACGAGGCTATTTTGACCAGGGAGTACTTCAAGGATGGGCTGTATCAAGATGTCAGTCTTGCTAGTAAGCAGTTGAGGTTCTTTGCTCGTTTTCTGACAGTTTGTTTGGTCTCGAACCGCCGAGAGATGGTGTATCAGTTGGTAAATCAGCTTAAAATGTTGCTTGATGAGTGCAGAAGGACCTTCCAG GAAACTGACTTTAAAGAATGGAAGATTGTCATTCAGGAGATAATGAAATTCCTGAAAGCTGACACAGCTTTTATGAATCTCAGGCCTTTGAGATACAGTGTTGTATTGGACCTTCACCCAGATTGTCTCCCACATGTTACAGATGTGAAGAGAAAACTAAGGCTAAAAGATGCGTTAGTATGCAGTTACCATCCTAATGAG GTCAAATTTGCAGAACTCACACTCGACACCTTTAGGATGCTACAAAATTTGGAGTGGGAACCCAGTGGCTCTTTTTATCAAGCAAACTTGGCTCCCTCCACTGGACTTGGATCTGGTGCTGGCCAAAATGGGGCATCAGGGCCTAGTCGTGTCAATCAGGATATTACTGATCCAACTTTGCCGCCTAACCCAAGGAAAGCCATCCTATTTCGTCCATCTGTCACCCATTTCATGGCG GTCTTGGGGACAGTCTGCGAGGAGCTTCCTTCTGATGGAATACTCCTAATATACCTTTCAGCTTCAG GAAGTTCTATTGGTTACACTGAAAGCTTAGTGAGGGGCTTTCAGTATCATTCAATCAACTCTGACTCCAGTCCAACCAGTCCTGGAAGTGATAGTACGGAGTCTACGGACCATTCTGGGTATGCTGCTGATTGCCTACATATTGGACCTCATGGACCTGGAGGAG GTATGAACTGCATATATCCCTCGGACATATTGCCCTTCACCAGAAGGCCCCTTTTTCTAATTGTTGACAGTGATAATAGTAAAGCATTCAAG GCTATGAGTGGTGCAGAAAAAGGAGAACGTGCTGCTATTCTACTTTCTCCAGTAACATCACCTACTGTAGAATCATCTCAGCGATCTAGTGGTAGCTTGTTCACCAGTTTTCTCACAACTCCTATACAGACATTTGCCCTGTTGGTTGGGTTTACTGGCTATGATGTTGAAATG GACCTGGCTAATAGAGGAGAGCAATTGTTGCAGTCCTCAGTAAATAAATTGGGATCATTATTGGCTGTGGCTGATAGTCTTGATTCTGTCTGGGCTCAAATTTTAACTGATCCATTCTTGAGGCGACTCCTTTTGAG ATTTATTTTCTGTCGATCAGTATTGTCACTCTTCGCTCCATCCATGGATAAGATAGAGTGTTTGCCAGAGTGTATGCCATGTCTTCCAGAAGTCATGTCACCAATGGGTTCCGCATGCCAAGAAGTGGTCTTAAAAGTTGCCAACTTGTTCGGAGTAACCAACAAGTTTGTATTCTCCAAGGGAACATTGCCCGCTGATGACTCAACCTAG
- the LOC121752373 gene encoding protein SCAI-like isoform X1, whose translation MSHNHPPHSGYGNIPVSEVYWNLVSKADKKFSKIRDLPYYQRTRYDTYFYKVFKVYTQLWKFQQENRQKLVEAGIKRWEIGEIASRIGQLYFGQYMRTGEANYLAESYIFYEAILTREYFKDGLYQDVSLASKQLRFFARFLTVCLVSNRREMVYQLVNQLKMLLDECRRTFQETDFKEWKIVIQEIMKFLKADTAFMNLRPLRYSVVLDLHPDCLPHVTDVKRKLRLKDALVCSYHPNEVKFAELTLDTFRMLQNLEWEPSGSFYQANLAPSTGLGSGAGQNGASGPSRVNQDITDPTLPPNPRKAILFRPSVTHFMAVLGTVCEELPSDGILLIYLSASGNSSHVISSPTRAGSSIGYTESLVRGFQYHSINSDSSPTSPGSDSTESTDHSGYAADCLHIGPHGPGGGMNCIYPSDILPFTRRPLFLIVDSDNSKAFKAMSGAEKGERAAILLSPVTSPTVESSQRSSGSLFTSFLTTPIQTFALLVGFTGYDVEMDLANRGEQLLQSSVNKLGSLLAVADSLDSVWAQILTDPFLRRLLLRFIFCRSVLSLFAPSMDKIECLPECMPCLPEVMSPMGSACQEVVLKVANLFGVTNKFVFSKGTLPADDST comes from the exons atgtctcACAATCATCCGCCACACAGCGGCTATGGCAATATTCCGGTGAGCGAAGTGTACTGGAATCTGGTGTCCAAGGCCGATAAAAAGTTCTCTAAGATCCGCGATTTGCCTTACTATCAACGCACCAG ATATGATACGTACTTCTATAAAGTTTTTAAGGTCTACACTCAGCTCTGGAAGTTCCAGCAAGAGAATCGGCAGAAGTTGGTGGAGGCTGGGATTAAGAGATGGGAGATTGGCGAGATTGCCTCTCGGATTGGCCAGCTTTATTTCGGACAGTATATGAGGACTGGTGAGGCCAATTATTTGGCAGAATCTTACATATTTTACGAGGCTATTTTGACCAGGGAGTACTTCAAGGATGGGCTGTATCAAGATGTCAGTCTTGCTAGTAAGCAGTTGAGGTTCTTTGCTCGTTTTCTGACAGTTTGTTTGGTCTCGAACCGCCGAGAGATGGTGTATCAGTTGGTAAATCAGCTTAAAATGTTGCTTGATGAGTGCAGAAGGACCTTCCAG GAAACTGACTTTAAAGAATGGAAGATTGTCATTCAGGAGATAATGAAATTCCTGAAAGCTGACACAGCTTTTATGAATCTCAGGCCTTTGAGATACAGTGTTGTATTGGACCTTCACCCAGATTGTCTCCCACATGTTACAGATGTGAAGAGAAAACTAAGGCTAAAAGATGCGTTAGTATGCAGTTACCATCCTAATGAG GTCAAATTTGCAGAACTCACACTCGACACCTTTAGGATGCTACAAAATTTGGAGTGGGAACCCAGTGGCTCTTTTTATCAAGCAAACTTGGCTCCCTCCACTGGACTTGGATCTGGTGCTGGCCAAAATGGGGCATCAGGGCCTAGTCGTGTCAATCAGGATATTACTGATCCAACTTTGCCGCCTAACCCAAGGAAAGCCATCCTATTTCGTCCATCTGTCACCCATTTCATGGCG GTCTTGGGGACAGTCTGCGAGGAGCTTCCTTCTGATGGAATACTCCTAATATACCTTTCAGCTTCAG GAAACAGCTCACATGTAATTTCATCTCCAACTCGTGCAGGAAGTTCTATTGGTTACACTGAAAGCTTAGTGAGGGGCTTTCAGTATCATTCAATCAACTCTGACTCCAGTCCAACCAGTCCTGGAAGTGATAGTACGGAGTCTACGGACCATTCTGGGTATGCTGCTGATTGCCTACATATTGGACCTCATGGACCTGGAGGAG GTATGAACTGCATATATCCCTCGGACATATTGCCCTTCACCAGAAGGCCCCTTTTTCTAATTGTTGACAGTGATAATAGTAAAGCATTCAAG GCTATGAGTGGTGCAGAAAAAGGAGAACGTGCTGCTATTCTACTTTCTCCAGTAACATCACCTACTGTAGAATCATCTCAGCGATCTAGTGGTAGCTTGTTCACCAGTTTTCTCACAACTCCTATACAGACATTTGCCCTGTTGGTTGGGTTTACTGGCTATGATGTTGAAATG GACCTGGCTAATAGAGGAGAGCAATTGTTGCAGTCCTCAGTAAATAAATTGGGATCATTATTGGCTGTGGCTGATAGTCTTGATTCTGTCTGGGCTCAAATTTTAACTGATCCATTCTTGAGGCGACTCCTTTTGAG ATTTATTTTCTGTCGATCAGTATTGTCACTCTTCGCTCCATCCATGGATAAGATAGAGTGTTTGCCAGAGTGTATGCCATGTCTTCCAGAAGTCATGTCACCAATGGGTTCCGCATGCCAAGAAGTGGTCTTAAAAGTTGCCAACTTGTTCGGAGTAACCAACAAGTTTGTATTCTCCAAGGGAACATTGCCCGCTGATGACTCAACCTAG
- the LOC121752339 gene encoding uncharacterized protein LOC121752339 isoform X2, protein MNSWRNCNFRNQDEASLESGPPHRDGKDRPSETCIFGAENRKPILIDEMLQLKESCCSFHNQDYDEKMEELQSYVDMVKRFTRPGCSAETLDVALNWICSLVDALSAMSSKQHKHILHASL, encoded by the exons ATGAACTCATGGCGTAATTGCAATTTCCGAAACCAG GATGAAGCTTCTCTAGAATCTGGTCCACCTCATCGAGATGGCAAAGATCGGCCCTCGGAGACATG CATATTTGGTGCAGAGAATAGAAAACCTATCCTAATTGACGAAATGCTGCAGCTGAAGGAGTCGTGTTGTAGCTTTCACAATCAGGATTATGATGAAAAGATGGAGGAGTTGCAGTCTTATGTTGATATG GTGAAGAGATTCACAAGACCTGGTTGTTCCGCAGAAACTTTGGATGTTGCGTTGAACTGGATTTGCTCCCTTGTCGACGCACTGTCAGCGATGTCTTCCAAACAGCATAAGCATATTCTTCACGCGTCACTTTGA
- the LOC121752339 gene encoding uncharacterized protein LOC121752339 isoform X3, whose translation MAKIGPRRHENRKPILIDEMLQLKESCCSFHNQDYDEKMEELQSYVDMVKCCILSSKLRAFGIASMILHVKRFTRPGCSAETLDVALNWICSLVDALSAMSSKQHKHILHASL comes from the exons ATGGCAAAGATCGGCCCTCGGAGACATG AGAATAGAAAACCTATCCTAATTGACGAAATGCTGCAGCTGAAGGAGTCGTGTTGTAGCTTTCACAATCAGGATTATGATGAAAAGATGGAGGAGTTGCAGTCTTATGTTGATATGGTAAAATGCTGTATACTTTCTTCAAAGCTTCGAGCCTTTGGCATTGCCAGTATGATATTACAT GTGAAGAGATTCACAAGACCTGGTTGTTCCGCAGAAACTTTGGATGTTGCGTTGAACTGGATTTGCTCCCTTGTCGACGCACTGTCAGCGATGTCTTCCAAACAGCATAAGCATATTCTTCACGCGTCACTTTGA
- the LOC121752339 gene encoding uncharacterized protein LOC121752339 isoform X1: MNSWRNCNFRNQDEASLESGPPHRDGKDRPSETCIFGAENRKPILIDEMLQLKESCCSFHNQDYDEKMEELQSYVDMVKCCILSSKLRAFGIASMILHVKRFTRPGCSAETLDVALNWICSLVDALSAMSSKQHKHILHASL, translated from the exons ATGAACTCATGGCGTAATTGCAATTTCCGAAACCAG GATGAAGCTTCTCTAGAATCTGGTCCACCTCATCGAGATGGCAAAGATCGGCCCTCGGAGACATG CATATTTGGTGCAGAGAATAGAAAACCTATCCTAATTGACGAAATGCTGCAGCTGAAGGAGTCGTGTTGTAGCTTTCACAATCAGGATTATGATGAAAAGATGGAGGAGTTGCAGTCTTATGTTGATATGGTAAAATGCTGTATACTTTCTTCAAAGCTTCGAGCCTTTGGCATTGCCAGTATGATATTACAT GTGAAGAGATTCACAAGACCTGGTTGTTCCGCAGAAACTTTGGATGTTGCGTTGAACTGGATTTGCTCCCTTGTCGACGCACTGTCAGCGATGTCTTCCAAACAGCATAAGCATATTCTTCACGCGTCACTTTGA